The following coding sequences are from one Clostridioides difficile ATCC 9689 = DSM 1296 window:
- a CDS encoding PLP-dependent aminotransferase family protein, whose product MPINSFENYPMNWKPKRPSKGQILYKALAEQLEQDINNGFLLPGTKLPPQRELADFLDVNVSTISRAFKICEKKGLISGVTGSGTFVSYDTRSNLFLMSSNNKITFIEMGTMNPDFTLEEMNTLFKHIIKEIDFKTIFQYGQRDGAKWQKEAIAKLIYKAGLETTSDSLLPASGGQNAIVAILAGLFQHGDRIGVDPLTYPGIKTAAKMLGIQLIPIKQEDNEISEEGLLYACKNENIKGLYIIPDYQNPTTHIMSQNGRKMIANIASKYNLIVIEDAIHSLLNETHLNPVASYLPNQTIYITSLSKIIAPSLRLAYISTPKQYREALSSALYNINLSQSYFLTEIAYRMITSGEADKLINARRKSARRRNKIINQYLSGYNLLGNEECIFRWLILPDGIMAEKFEIQALKEGVQVYASERFAVGKEKPISAIRIAVCATESTEELKAGLSVLKRLLEEKK is encoded by the coding sequence ATGCCAATTAATTCTTTTGAAAATTATCCTATGAACTGGAAACCAAAGAGACCTTCAAAAGGTCAAATATTATATAAGGCTCTTGCAGAACAACTAGAACAAGATATCAACAATGGATTTTTATTACCAGGTACTAAATTACCACCCCAACGTGAATTGGCAGATTTCTTAGATGTTAATGTGAGTACTATCTCTAGAGCTTTTAAAATTTGTGAAAAAAAAGGTCTAATAAGTGGAGTTACAGGAAGTGGAACTTTTGTATCTTATGATACACGTTCAAATCTATTCTTGATGTCCAGTAATAATAAAATTACATTTATTGAAATGGGCACAATGAATCCAGATTTCACGCTAGAAGAAATGAATACTTTGTTTAAACACATAATTAAGGAAATAGATTTTAAAACTATATTCCAATATGGACAAAGAGATGGTGCTAAATGGCAAAAAGAAGCTATTGCCAAATTAATTTATAAAGCTGGGCTTGAAACTACATCAGATAGCTTACTTCCTGCAAGTGGTGGACAAAATGCAATTGTTGCTATTTTAGCTGGTTTGTTTCAACATGGAGATAGAATAGGTGTAGACCCATTAACTTATCCTGGAATAAAGACAGCAGCTAAAATGCTTGGGATTCAACTAATTCCAATTAAACAAGAAGATAATGAGATTAGTGAAGAAGGACTATTATATGCTTGTAAAAATGAAAATATTAAAGGTCTATACATAATACCAGATTATCAAAATCCAACTACACATATAATGTCACAAAATGGACGAAAAATGATTGCAAATATTGCATCTAAATACAATTTAATTGTTATTGAGGATGCTATTCATAGTTTACTTAATGAAACACATTTAAATCCAGTGGCTTCCTATCTGCCCAATCAAACAATTTATATTACGAGTTTATCAAAAATTATTGCACCTAGTTTACGGCTAGCATATATCTCTACACCTAAACAGTATCGAGAGGCATTATCAAGCGCATTATACAACATTAATCTATCTCAATCTTATTTTTTAACAGAAATTGCTTATCGCATGATTACATCAGGTGAAGCCGATAAATTAATTAATGCACGCCGTAAATCTGCAAGAAGAAGAAACAAGATTATTAATCAATATTTATCTGGATATAATCTTTTGGGAAATGAAGAATGTATATTTAGATGGTTGATTCTACCTGATGGAATAATGGCAGAAAAATTTGAGATACAAGCACTTAAAGAAGGTGTACAGGTCTATGCTTCTGAACGTTTTGCTGTTGGAAAAGAAAAACCAATTTCTGCAATAAGAATAGCTGTATGTGCTACAGAAAGTACAGAAGAACTTAAAGCTGGTTTGAGCGTATTAAAAAGACTATTAGAAGAGAAAAAATAA
- a CDS encoding AzlD domain-containing protein — protein MNNNYIFFIIIGMYIVTYLPRVLPMLIFSKKEMPDFLKKIMKFIPVAILTSLTAKDVFFNGDSLYLSIANPKIISFMIVLLVAYKFKSIGISIITGVISIYLFGIIL, from the coding sequence ATGAATAATAATTATATATTTTTTATTATAATTGGAATGTACATTGTTACATATCTACCAAGAGTGCTTCCTATGTTAATTTTTTCAAAAAAAGAGATGCCTGATTTTTTGAAAAAAATCATGAAATTTATACCTGTAGCAATACTTACTTCCTTAACTGCTAAAGATGTATTTTTTAATGGAGATAGTCTATATTTATCTATAGCTAACCCTAAAATTATATCTTTTATGATTGTACTTCTTGTTGCATATAAGTTTAAATCTATTGGTATTTCTATTATTACAGGAGTGATATCTATATATTTATTTGGAATTATCTTGTGA
- a CDS encoding DUF3284 domain-containing protein, with amino-acid sequence MNTFKTEVLLKYSAKDIFNIFTKSARLNFPNFNEKKAVGTFVQQKNNKRFKVEITNFEKNRVYEIKTSNKRESTITRYELVHIDLENTKLIFIESESKRNIFGKINSALVRVLFGKRQPEEFNKFIKKLEMELENNSVNL; translated from the coding sequence ATGAATACATTTAAAACTGAAGTTTTATTAAAATATTCTGCAAAAGACATATTTAATATATTTACAAAATCTGCAAGACTAAATTTTCCTAATTTTAATGAGAAAAAAGCAGTAGGAACATTTGTACAGCAAAAAAATAATAAAAGATTTAAGGTTGAAATAACTAATTTCGAAAAAAATAGAGTATATGAGATAAAAACAAGCAATAAAAGAGAAAGTACTATTACTAGATATGAATTAGTACATATTGACTTAGAAAATACAAAACTTATTTTTATTGAAAGTGAGAGCAAGAGGAATATATTTGGAAAAATCAATTCAGCTCTTGTAAGAGTATTGTTTGGAAAAAGGCAACCAGAAGAATTTAATAAATTTATAAAAAAACTAGAAATGGAATTGGAGAATAATAGTGTTAATTTATAG
- a CDS encoding AzlC family ABC transporter permease yields MERTQQLKESFIASIPIFLGYIPIGIVGGILLQKSGLSPFQIALMVTLVFGGSSQFIAASMISTGASVTSIVLTTFIVNLRHFLMSSNLNMYIKNKSPKFILPFCHTITDETFAVNYEKFTAGNWSDRNAIYLNFFCLISSVLANFIGAFLGESISIDSSISGFILTSMFIALIVSQIKNKIYIVVFISSIIISVILYALFKSNLVIIVASILASLIGFFIEESYCKKEESYE; encoded by the coding sequence GTGGAAAGAACTCAACAATTAAAAGAAAGCTTTATTGCTTCAATTCCTATATTCTTAGGTTATATACCTATAGGTATAGTAGGAGGAATACTATTACAAAAATCTGGTCTTTCACCTTTTCAAATAGCACTAATGGTAACTTTAGTATTTGGAGGAAGTTCTCAATTCATTGCAGCTTCAATGATTTCTACTGGTGCAAGTGTAACATCTATTGTTTTGACTACATTTATAGTTAACTTAAGACATTTTCTAATGAGTTCTAATTTGAACATGTACATAAAAAATAAAAGTCCAAAATTTATATTGCCATTTTGTCATACTATAACAGATGAAACTTTTGCAGTTAATTATGAAAAATTTACTGCTGGAAATTGGTCTGATAGAAATGCTATTTATCTTAATTTCTTCTGCTTAATTTCATCAGTTTTAGCTAATTTTATTGGAGCATTTTTAGGAGAAAGTATATCTATAGACAGTTCTATTTCTGGCTTCATATTGACTTCTATGTTTATAGCTTTAATAGTTTCTCAAATAAAAAATAAGATTTATATTGTAGTATTTATATCATCAATCATTATTTCTGTTATTTTATATGCATTATTCAAAAGCAATTTAGTAATAATAGTTGCATCAATTTTAGCATCTTTAATTGGTTTCTTTATAGAAGAATCTTACTGTAAAAAGGAGGAATCTTATGAATAA